The following nucleotide sequence is from Oligoflexus sp..
ATCACTTCTTCGCCATAGTATTTCGCATAGGGCGTTCCATAAAGACGATCGTAGATTTCAAGGCTCAAAAGGCCAATGGCATTGCACTGCACGAAATAGCGATCCGGCTCACAGACGACGCCGCGGAATTTCCCGCCTTTGGATTGCTCGACCTCCTCGACGATTTTTTGCGTGAGCCATGTGAATTCTTTCGCATAACGATCCGAACCCGTCATCAGCTGATAAAGGCCGTACATCAGGTTCAGATGGCCTTTATACATGATGTTGTCTTTGCAGATGGGATCATCGCCGAAACCATAGCGCTGCCAATCGTCCCAGACCTTCTTCGCCTTCATCTTATGAATCATCACCGACAGGTAATAGGAAGCCATGGGGGCCTCGTCGGGCTTGATCATGGCCAGTGACGGCATCCCGTAGGCCAGAAACGCAATGGCATACTTCCACATGTCCTGCTGCGATTCATCCCAGCCCTTGAACTGCTCGCCGGTGGCTTCCATTTCCGTATAAAGATGCCGCACATACTGCCACTGACCGAATTCATCCTTCTGGATCTGGCGATCAGCGGGCTCGGCGAAATAGGCTTCGACCTGCGGAAAACTGTACAAGTGGATGGCGACGGCCAGCGTCAGCGCAAGACCCAGCAAAACCAGTCCTGCCACCAGCTTCAGAATTCTATTGGGCTTCATGGGGGGTCCTTTGTGCAAGGGTAAGACCACCGAATTTCGCACAAATTACCGCTTATTTCCATCCAACATTTTCTTAATTTGAGCGTTGGCCTGACGTAGATTGAACTGCTGTGGGTCAAAGCTCTGCGTCAGGCTCCGCAGGGCTTCGGCGTGACTCGGATGCTGCGCGTCCTCCAGGGCTTCGAGCAGTTCCTCGTAGCCAAGCGAACCCCCGCAGTCCTCGGGAGGCGTGTGGCGCGCGCCGTCCACGCAGACAGGCGTGAGGCTATCGCGGGTTTTGCTCTGCACCTGTTCGATCTTGATCTTATGCATCCAGTTATCGCCCATGTCGTAGACATAGCGAAAACTCTTGACTTGCCGCCCTATGAGATCGCGCAGGTAAATCGTGCGGCTATCACCCTCTTCATCCTCGGCGCTGAAATCAAAGGCGGAAGGCCGTGAGGAATAGACCTCGCCCTGCTTGACGATAAAGCTGTGCAGGTGATTGTTCTTCCAGCCGAAGGCGCCCTGGATGGCGAGATGCAGTTCATGCAGACTGATCGCGTCGCTCACCTGCAGGCGACGCCAGATTCGGGGTTCGATGTCGGAGAGGCTGATGTGCAGAGTCACATCCTGTTCCTCCTTGGGAACAAGCCTGAGGCCGATCTCGCCGCGTTTTTTGTGCTTGTTCGGATCCCCTTGCATCGGCCGCTCCTTCTGAACTCATCATGCTGTTCTGATAATTTAACCAATCCAGGCCGGGAATTCTGCTGGAAAAACAATGGGTCATAGCTCCAGCGTTCGTATGGGTCAAGTCAGTGTACGCAAATTCGCTGGTGGACCTGTGGGTCCGTCCCCATTTTGCGGGGCATGGCTTCATAAGGGAAGGGATTTTCAGAGTATTGGAGTAAGGTGATTTTACGGGCAGGGCTTCCACCTTTGCGCAGGAGTTTGGAGACCATCCGCTTCGCTTCCCTTCTTACCTCCGTGATCATACTCATTTTATTCAGGGAAATGGCGGGTTAGAGTACATGCGGAGGCACCCATGAAGACCCATGATCAGCTGATGGACATCTATCACAAGGTGCGACGTCTCACAGAAGACCTGTGTCGGACCCTGACCGCTGAAGATAGCCTCCTGCAAGCCATGCCTGATGTCAGTCCACCCAAGTGGCATCTTGCCCATACAAGCTGGTTTTTTGAACGCTTTTTCCTGCGCACAGGTCCTGGCCAACGCCCGGCCTTTGATCCTGCCTATGATCATCTCTTTAATTCCTACTATGAGTCTGCCGGATCTTTTCATCCGCGGGCTCAACGCGGACTTCTTTCGAGGCCCGGCCTTGACGCGATTTTTGATTATCGGCATTGGGTGGATGCCCAGGTTCTCGAAGTCTGGCAGGACTATGGTGATGCGCAGCACGGAGAGCTGCGTGCTTCAGAGATCCTCGAAATAGGTTTGAATCATGAGCAGCAGCATCAGGAGCTGCTGCTTACCGATATCAAATATAATTTCTTCGCGCAGGTTCTGCAGCCTTCCCTGCGACCGGAACGAATCCTGCCGCCTGACACGCCTGTGCCACTCCTATGGGATCCCTTGCCGGAAGGAGTCCACACCATCGGGTACCAGGGAAAGGGTTTTGCCTTTGATAACGAAAAGCCCGCTCATCGCGCTTATATCAATCCTGTGGCCTTGGCCAACCGCCTCAGTACCAACGCAGAGTATCGGCGATTTATCCAGGATGGAGGATACCAGAGGGCGGAACTCTGGCTGTCGGAAGGCTGGCAATGGATTCGCACGGAAAAGCTGGAGCATCCTCTTTACTGGAAGAGGGACGCACGCGATGCATGGTCGCAATTCACCCTGCATGGTTGGGAAAATCTGCGAGACCATGAGCCGGTCTGCCATCTGAGTTATTTTGAAGCGGATGCCTTTGCCCGCTGGCAGGGCGCCCGACTTCCAAGCGAGAGCGAGTGGGAAGTGAGGGCCCAGCGCGAGCCCCTTTCCGGTCACTTCCTCGACTTCGAATCCCTGCACCCTTTATCGGCCCGGGAAGGGGAAAGCCAGATATTTGGTGATGTCTGGGAATGGACGAGCAGCAGCTATGCGCCTTACCCAGCCTATCGGCCTTTGAATGGAACCTTGGGGGAATACAATGGGAAATTCATGGTCAACCAGTATGTTCTAAGGGGCGGGTCCTGCGCCACCCCAGGGCATCATATCAGGCCGAGTTATCGAAACTTCTTTCCGACGACGGCGCGCTGGCAATTTGCAGGCGTGCGTCTTGCCAAGGATCTGCCATGAATCCATCGAATCTTCTGCGGAGCTATGATTTCGGCGTGAAGCTCACGGACTTTCGGCAGGATGTGCAGGACGGTCTGGGCCGGCAGCCGAAGTCGCTGCCGCCCAAATACTTTTATGATGAAAGGGGTTCGCAGCTTTTCAACCAGATCTGTGAAACACCCGAATATTACCTGACCCGCTGCGAAACGCAGATCCTGGCCGAACACGCGGCGCATATGCTTGAATGGGTTCCTGAACCTATTCTTCTGATTGAGCTCGGCAG
It contains:
- the egtB gene encoding ergothioneine biosynthesis protein EgtB, whose protein sequence is MKTHDQLMDIYHKVRRLTEDLCRTLTAEDSLLQAMPDVSPPKWHLAHTSWFFERFFLRTGPGQRPAFDPAYDHLFNSYYESAGSFHPRAQRGLLSRPGLDAIFDYRHWVDAQVLEVWQDYGDAQHGELRASEILEIGLNHEQQHQELLLTDIKYNFFAQVLQPSLRPERILPPDTPVPLLWDPLPEGVHTIGYQGKGFAFDNEKPAHRAYINPVALANRLSTNAEYRRFIQDGGYQRAELWLSEGWQWIRTEKLEHPLYWKRDARDAWSQFTLHGWENLRDHEPVCHLSYFEADAFARWQGARLPSESEWEVRAQREPLSGHFLDFESLHPLSAREGESQIFGDVWEWTSSSYAPYPAYRPLNGTLGEYNGKFMVNQYVLRGGSCATPGHHIRPSYRNFFPTTARWQFAGVRLAKDLP
- a CDS encoding plasmid pRiA4b ORF-3 family protein codes for the protein MQGDPNKHKKRGEIGLRLVPKEEQDVTLHISLSDIEPRIWRRLQVSDAISLHELHLAIQGAFGWKNNHLHSFIVKQGEVYSSRPSAFDFSAEDEEGDSRTIYLRDLIGRQVKSFRYVYDMGDNWMHKIKIEQVQSKTRDSLTPVCVDGARHTPPEDCGGSLGYEELLEALEDAQHPSHAEALRSLTQSFDPQQFNLRQANAQIKKMLDGNKR